ACGGGCCGCTCTGGGTTGTCTGGGCGCTGGCTGAGCACCCCCGCCGCAGCGAACACCAGCACCCAGGCCGGTGCCAGCCGGTTGACCATCCAGTCGGCCATCCACAAAACGGCGTGCGGCCCGCGCGCCGACCAGCGCAGGTGCGCGCCCAACGAGCTGTCGCTCGCGTACGTCAGCGGCGCCCACTGGTGGGTCGTCAGCCAGAGCAGATGCGGCGCAAAGACCAGCGCGGCCAGCACCGCAGCCAGTGCCAGCCCCCACCGGTGGCAGGCCACGCGCCAGCCGCCGATGCGCAGCCACCACAAGGCAACGCACAGCGCCACCAGCGCCATCTGGTACTTGGCCAGCATGCCTGCGCCCAGGCAAAGCCCGATGCCGGCCCACGCCGCCAGGCTGGGGCGCTGCGTGGTGCGCCACAGCAGGCACCACACGGCGGCGATGAACGGCATCATCACCACGTTGTGGTTGTAGATGGGCAGGCGGTCGGTGGCGTAAGTCAGGCACAGCGCGGCCAGCACGGCCAGCAGCGCATCGCCCCGCCCCAGCAGGGGCCGCAGCAGGGCGTGAAAAAGCCACAGCGTCACCACCATGCAGGCGGCGGCCAGCAGGTACGTCAGCAGCGGGGTGGCGGGCCACGCCGGGCTGGCGGCGGCCAGCAGCCAGGTGGGCAGCGGCGGGTGCTTGTAGTAGCCCCATTCCACTGCCCCGCGCCAGACCAGCTGCTCCACGTTGTCGATGGGTGGCGTACGCCACAACCGTGCGGCCAGCAGCACCCACGCACCGGTGGCGGCCAAGAGCAGGGCAGCCAGGCTTCGCGCTGGCAGGCGCTGGAGAATCTGCGGCACGGGCTTAACGTCAGCCGAAGCCGCGCGCCAGGAACACGGCTGCCAGCGGCACCAGGGCGATCAGGTGCGCTTCAATCATCACCAGCTTGCGCGTCTTGCGCACCTCAGCCTCGGTCGGCAGCGTGCCGTCGGCCCGCAGCCGCTTGCGCCAGCGCAGGTAACTGCGCGTGGGTCCGATGGAGAGCAGGGCCACCACCACGAACAGCGTCAGCTTGATGTGCAAGAGCGGGTTGGTCCAGTACCAGGCCGTACCCTTCACACCCCAGATCGTGCGCGCCACGCCAGTGGCCAGCACCGCCACCGCCGCCCCGGCGTAGATGGCGTCCAGCCGCACCAGGCGTTCGACCACCTTGGCATTCAGCCATTCGATGCGGCACAGCGCCGCCTCGCTGGCGATGAACACCACCATGGTCAGGATGGCCAGCAGGTGCAGGTAGGCCAGGATCGCTTCAAGCGCCATGCGACAGGATTCCGAAGGGGGCGACGAAATAGGGGGACAGGTATCCCGCCCATTCTACGAAGCGGATGTGACCGTCGGGCGCGCCAGCGGCGCAGGCCTGCCGCGCCAGAAGGCCTCGTCCGCGTAGCGCTCGCGCAGGTAGTCCACCCACAGCCGCACGCGCAGCGGCAGGTGCCGCGTGGGGTGCGGCAAGATCGCATAAATGCCGTTGGGCGGTGCGGCAAACGCTTCCAGCACGGGCACCAGGCGGCCTTCGGCGATTTCGCGCTCCACCTCCCACGTCGATCGCCAGGCGATGCCGTGCCCGGCCAGGCACCAGTCGTGCAGCACCTGCCCGTCGGAGCAATCCAGCGGCCCGCTGGGGCGCAGGTGGATCAGCTCGTCTTCCGCCGCAGCGCCGGCGGGCAGCGCGCCGTCGTCGCTGGCCTTGGGCACGCGAAAAGCCCAGCCGCGGGTTTGCGAGGCGTCGCTGGACAGCACAAGGCAGTCGTGCTGCATCAGCTCGCGCGGGTGCTCGGGCGTGCCGCGCCGTTGCAGGTATTGGGGCGTGGCCACGGCCAAGCGGCGGTTGTCGGCCAGGCGGATGCTGACCAGGGAGGAATCGGGCAAGTCGCCTACGCGCACGGCGCAGTCGTAGGGCTCGGCAGCCAGATCCACCACGCGGTCGGACAGGTTGAGCGAAATGCGCAGCCTTGGGTGCGCCGCGTGGAAGGCGGGCAGCAGCGGCGCGACGTGCCGCCGCCCAAAGCCCGCCGGCGCGGTGATGCGCAAGTGGCCGCTGGCGTGCACGCCGCCGGCCGATACGCTGGCCTCGGCGCCCGCCACCTCGGTCAGGATGCGCTGGCAGTCGTCCAGAAAGGCCGCGCCTTCGTGCGTCAGCGCCATGCGCCGCGTGGTGCGCACCAGCAGCTTCACGCCCAGGTGCTCTTCCAGGGCGTCCAGCCGGCGCCCGATGACGGCTGGCGCCACCCCTTCGGCGCGGGCGGCGGCGCTCAAGGAGCCGCGCGTGGCCACCGAGGCGAAGGTCTCGAAAGCCTTGAGCTTGTCCATGAAGCGGGCATTATGCGCAGATGTGGCGCAAAGCTGGCGCGCGCTGTTCGCGCTGCGCGGGGCTATGCGATCATCCTCGCAAACCAAACAGGGAGCCCCCGCCACCACCATGCCGCCAGCGCCACCGCCGCCCGCTTCGCCCCGCATTGATGTGCGCTCGTTGAGCGTCAGCCAGCTGCAGCAGCTGAGCGAGCGCGGCAGCCGCCGCGCCCGTGCCGAGCTGGAAGGCCGCATGCGCGCCAGCGAGCCCGCGGGCCCCGCCACGCGGGCCCCGGCGCCGCGCGCGCCCGCCCCCGTGGCGCACGCAACGCGCACCGGCCCCGTGCCGGGCATGACCCGGCCGCCCGCGGCTGCACAGGGCGCGCGGCCCCTGGCGGCCTTGTCGCCCGCCACCCGCGTGCCCCCGGCCAACCCGCCCACCTTGACCGAGCGCGCCAGCCTGAATGGCTTGACGCCCGTGGCCACCCCGCCGGCTGCGCCCACGCCAGCGCGCGTGGCGTCGGGCCCGCTGCAGGGCGCGGCCGTCCCGCCGCGCGGTGCAGCGGGCGAAGGCCACGCCGCCGTGCTGGACGAAGCCCTGCAGATGCGCATGGCGCTGATCGCACGGCAAGAAGATTCGGGCGCGCGCACTTCCGGCCCGCCACGCCTTCTGGGCATGGTGCTGATCGCCTGGGCCGCGCTGCTGGTGTTTGGCGGGCTGGTGTCGCTGCGCCACGGCAGCGGGGTTTATTACCTGTTCTGCGGCGCCAGCGCCGCCGCCGTGGGCTGGTTGCTGATGGGCTGCAAGCGCTGGGCGATGCCCGTGCACGGCGTGCTGGTGCTGATCGCGCTGGGCTGGGCGTGGCGCAGCCAAGGCAGCCTGGGGGTGGCCCTGGTGCAGTCGGCGGCGCTGTGGATGCCTGCGCTGTGGATGACGATACGGCCCGTGCGCGAGGGGCTGGACTGAAGCCTGCGCCGCCGGGCTGGTTGCGCATCGGCGGCGTCCGTCAATGAAGAAAATAAGGCGCCGGCGCCCGCTGCACCAGCGCTGGCAGCTATTTATTTAATAGTGCGGCGCTGACGGCGCCCGCTTTGCGCCAACGCCCTTCGCTCAGCGGTGAGCGCGGCTGCCCGCGCCCCGCTCCTTCGAGCTGCTCTTTCGCGCATCGTGTTCCCCATCCTGAAAGCCCGCACCGCCTCTCCTCCCCGCGCAAACCGCTCAGCGCGTCGATCTTTGCGTTTTGGTCACAGGTTCTTCGTTTTTTATCCCGTTTTTTGACCTAAACAAATCGAATACAGTGTCTGCAAGCGGTGCGGGCTTGTCTGCGCGCCGCCCCCAGGCATTTGTCCATCCATTGTTTGCTTCTCAAGAGGTTTTCATGACCGAGCGCACCCAGGCCCACGACCTGCAAGTGGCCAACGAGCTGTACGAATTCGTCAACCAGGAAGTGCTGCCCGAAGTCGGCCTGAAGCCCGACGTCTTCTGGCGCGGCTTCTCCGAGCTGGTGACCGATCTGGCGCCCAAGAACGTGGCGCTGCTGGCCGAGCGCGATCGCCTGCAGACCGAGCTGGACACCTGGCACAAGGCCAACCCCGGCCCGATCAAGGACATGCGCGCCTACCGCCAGTTCCTCGAAGGCATCGGCTACTTGGTGCCCGCACCCGCCAAGGTGCAGGTGACCACCGCCAACGTCGATGACGAGCTGGCCGTGCAGGCCGGCCCGCAGCTGGTGGTGCCCATCCTGAACGCGCGCTACGCCCTGAACGCCGCCAACGCCCGCTGGGGCAGCCTGTACGACGCGCTGTACGGCACCGACGTGATCCCCGAAACCAAGGGCCTGGAAAAAGGCAAGGGCTACAACGCCCAGCGCGGCGCCAAGGTCATCGAATGGGCGCGCCACGTGCTGGACCGCACCGCGCCGCTGAAGAAAGGCTCGCACGTTGATTCCACCGGCTACGTCGTGAAAGACGGCGAGCTGGTCGTCAAGCTCAAGGGCGGCAAAAGCAGCAAGCTGCAGGACGCCAGCCAGTTCGTGGGCTACCAGGGCAACGCCAACGCGCCCACGTCCATCCTGCTGGTGCACAACGGCCTGCACCTGGACATCCGCGTGGACCCGACCTCGCCCATCGGCAGGAACGACCCGGCCGGCGTGGCCGACCTGGTGGTGGAAGCCGCCGTGTCCACCATCCTGGACCTGGAAGATTCCGTCGCCGCGGTGGACGCCGAAGACAAGGTGCTGGCCTACCGCAACTGGCTGGGCATCCTGCTGGGCACGCTGACCGAATCGTT
This genomic interval from Ottowia oryzae contains the following:
- a CDS encoding glycosyltransferase family 39 protein, coding for MPQILQRLPARSLAALLLAATGAWVLLAARLWRTPPIDNVEQLVWRGAVEWGYYKHPPLPTWLLAAASPAWPATPLLTYLLAAACMVVTLWLFHALLRPLLGRGDALLAVLAALCLTYATDRLPIYNHNVVMMPFIAAVWCLLWRTTQRPSLAAWAGIGLCLGAGMLAKYQMALVALCVALWWLRIGGWRVACHRWGLALAAVLAALVFAPHLLWLTTHQWAPLTYASDSSLGAHLRWSARGPHAVLWMADWMVNRLAPAWVLVFAAAGVLSQRPDNPERPVPPPDRWQRDFLLLAGFGPMLLTVALSMAGGIHLQMKWSTAFALWTVPAIQVLLPRRWRYGDAPLPRVVWAMAGLLQLLLLAITLHSADKQAHHPMGKGAWRQRDFAAMAHTIDVPVDVINGPYGVAGMLARHLPGQPRVLIDGDLRRSPWLTPTDLAQARTISVWPTCQVPEGARPLARGWAWWPRPAPPPVADGPQAAAEIARRAQASHTGGTAAVHCP
- a CDS encoding DUF2214 family protein, with protein sequence MALEAILAYLHLLAILTMVVFIASEAALCRIEWLNAKVVERLVRLDAIYAGAAVAVLATGVARTIWGVKGTAWYWTNPLLHIKLTLFVVVALLSIGPTRSYLRWRKRLRADGTLPTEAEVRKTRKLVMIEAHLIALVPLAAVFLARGFG
- a CDS encoding LysR family transcriptional regulator, translated to MDKLKAFETFASVATRGSLSAAARAEGVAPAVIGRRLDALEEHLGVKLLVRTTRRMALTHEGAAFLDDCQRILTEVAGAEASVSAGGVHASGHLRITAPAGFGRRHVAPLLPAFHAAHPRLRISLNLSDRVVDLAAEPYDCAVRVGDLPDSSLVSIRLADNRRLAVATPQYLQRRGTPEHPRELMQHDCLVLSSDASQTRGWAFRVPKASDDGALPAGAAAEDELIHLRPSGPLDCSDGQVLHDWCLAGHGIAWRSTWEVEREIAEGRLVPVLEAFAAPPNGIYAILPHPTRHLPLRVRLWVDYLRERYADEAFWRGRPAPLARPTVTSAS